In a single window of the Hoyosella subflava DQS3-9A1 genome:
- a CDS encoding metal-dependent transcriptional regulator, with protein sequence MRELVDTTEMYLRTVYELEEEGVVPLRARIAERLDQSGPTVSQTVARMERDGLLSVAGDRHLELTPKGRELAVAVMRKHRLAERLLVDVIGLKWENVHAEACRWEHVMSEDVERRLVSVLNHPTTSPYGNPIPGLEMLGLDLPFEQEPALIRLSDIPQGTSVHVMIRRLAEHVQVDTELIARLRHAGVVPNARITAQAYPGGIRITTPGHEGLDISDDMAHAIQVEKV encoded by the coding sequence GTGAGAGAACTAGTTGACACGACGGAGATGTACCTCCGGACCGTCTACGAACTTGAAGAAGAGGGCGTGGTGCCGCTGCGCGCCCGCATTGCTGAGCGGTTAGATCAGAGTGGCCCAACTGTTAGTCAGACAGTCGCGCGTATGGAGCGGGATGGACTCCTGTCCGTCGCTGGAGATCGCCATCTGGAACTCACGCCTAAAGGGCGAGAACTCGCCGTCGCGGTGATGCGCAAGCACCGGCTCGCTGAACGGCTGCTCGTCGATGTCATCGGGCTGAAGTGGGAAAATGTGCATGCTGAGGCGTGCCGCTGGGAACACGTGATGAGCGAAGATGTAGAGCGGCGCCTCGTTTCGGTGCTGAACCATCCCACTACGTCTCCGTATGGCAACCCCATCCCTGGGCTCGAGATGCTCGGCCTCGATCTGCCATTCGAGCAGGAGCCCGCACTCATCAGGCTTTCCGATATCCCGCAAGGCACGTCAGTGCATGTGATGATCCGACGGCTCGCAGAACATGTCCAGGTCGACACAGAGTTGATTGCCAGGCTTCGCCACGCGGGCGTGGTCCCCAATGCTCGCATCACGGCGCAGGCATATCCGGGTGGAATCCGTATCACCACGCCGGGTCATGAGGGTCTCGACATCTCTGATGACATGGCGCACGCGATCCAGGTGGAGAAGGTCTAA
- a CDS encoding acetoin utilization protein AcuC, giving the protein MRQHPEPVPYSVIWTPEFLSYRLSESHPMNPLRLELTIDLAESLGILAESEIIRPDRSSEQELLRVHTPAYLAAVQKVSAPDSGTHRENRLIGLAHGLGNDDNPVFPAMHDAGMIVAGGTLAAAHQIHSGLARRVVSIAGGMHHAMPNYAAGFCIYNDCAIAISWLLDHGYTRIAYIDVDVHHGDGVQHAFYDDPRVMTISLHQHPATLWPGTGWPAELGDGAAEGTSINVPMLPGTPDSLWLRAFHAIVPGAIRAFEPQIIVSQCGADTHREDPLADLALTVDGQRLAFRAMRDLADECCEGRWLAVGGGGYGLIRVVPRSWTHLIALAAGIDIDPATAIPDSWKERARGFAPDIRPPERMGDEGRVEFDRWSGSVVGPVTGPPSAERELARIDSAILETRRAVFPLLGLDPDDPRD; this is encoded by the coding sequence ATGAGGCAGCACCCGGAACCCGTTCCGTACAGCGTCATCTGGACGCCGGAGTTCCTCAGCTACCGGCTCAGTGAGTCGCACCCGATGAACCCCCTCCGCCTTGAGCTGACAATCGATTTGGCTGAGTCCCTTGGAATTCTGGCGGAAAGCGAAATAATCCGTCCGGATCGGTCCTCCGAGCAGGAGTTGCTCCGGGTCCACACGCCCGCTTATCTCGCTGCCGTGCAGAAGGTCTCAGCACCAGATTCAGGCACGCACCGGGAGAACCGCCTCATCGGCCTGGCACACGGGCTCGGCAATGATGACAATCCAGTTTTCCCGGCGATGCATGACGCAGGCATGATCGTCGCAGGCGGCACGCTGGCCGCGGCACATCAGATTCACTCCGGCCTGGCCCGGCGGGTCGTCTCCATCGCGGGCGGTATGCACCATGCGATGCCCAACTATGCCGCGGGCTTCTGCATCTACAACGACTGTGCGATCGCGATCTCCTGGCTGCTTGATCATGGATACACCAGGATCGCGTATATCGATGTCGACGTTCACCATGGGGATGGTGTCCAGCACGCGTTCTACGACGACCCGAGGGTCATGACGATCTCACTGCATCAGCATCCCGCCACGCTGTGGCCGGGAACCGGATGGCCAGCGGAATTGGGCGACGGAGCGGCCGAAGGGACGTCTATCAATGTGCCGATGTTGCCGGGCACCCCAGACTCGCTGTGGCTACGTGCGTTCCATGCGATCGTCCCTGGTGCCATCAGGGCCTTTGAACCACAGATCATTGTGAGTCAGTGCGGAGCGGACACCCACCGCGAGGACCCTCTCGCGGACCTCGCACTCACAGTCGACGGCCAGCGGCTCGCGTTCCGTGCAATGCGCGACCTCGCGGACGAATGCTGCGAGGGAAGGTGGCTCGCGGTCGGTGGTGGAGGCTACGGGCTGATCCGCGTGGTGCCACGATCGTGGACGCATCTCATCGCGCTGGCTGCTGGTATCGATATCGATCCTGCGACGGCGATACCGGACTCGTGGAAAGAGCGGGCCAGGGGTTTCGCGCCCGATATCAGACCGCCGGAGCGAATGGGCGATGAGGGCAGAGTGGAGTTCGACCGGTGGAGCGGCTCCGTGGTCGGTCCGGTTACCGGGCCCCCGAGCGCCGAGCGTGAACTAGCGCGAATTGACAGTGCCATTCTCGAAACCCGTCGTGCAGTGTTCCCACTGCTCGGCCTCGACCCGGATGACCCACGTGACTGA
- a CDS encoding bifunctional acetate--CoA ligase family protein/GNAT family N-acetyltransferase encodes MTHVTENLPETRVPPSYPVSWEADVLAADGGVVHLRPITPADSDALVRFHAGLSERTRYLRYFGPYPRMSDRDVKHFTNVDHRDRVSFVLILGDDIIGVGLYESLHYSGTDNSAEVAFVIADAHQGRGLGSILLEHLADAAAQNGLTRFEAEVLAENRGMIAVFKEAGYEVSRSYDGSVAHLAFDIDPTEARFTVRDSRERMSEARSVRNVLHPGSIAVIGASTDPSKVGGAVLQNLLAAGFTGPVFPVHPDRVSVRGVRAYPTVRDIPDEVDLAVVAVPAPAIDEVLDDCLAKRVKALVVVSAGFSEASLDGVDAERRLVQSARAHGMRVIGPNALGVANTDPAVAMNASLVPILPPRGRIGFFCQSGALGIAILDTARRRQLGLSTFVSAGNRADLSGNDLLQYWDSDPETDVVLLYLESFGNPRKFSRIARRVARSKPVVAVKSGRHAAPFALAATGVALDESSVSALFEQTGVVQVSSISDLFDCALLFGYQPLPGGPRVAVVGNSTALGVLTVDAARGEGLDAADPVDVGPHATPSEFASAISAALGSEDVDAVIAVFVPPVAVPAEPYAAALRETARGAAKPLLTTFLGSEGIPNELAVLDDSGAPLRGSVPSYPGPERAVAALARAWRYSRWRNQPVSKVVRPDGMDPDKARDMIRKWLPVSGHRWLTDEETNRLIECYGIEVVPFRDVNSPEEAIVAAGELGFPVAVKAVGEQWQYRTDLLGVRLDLTRETSVRLAYEAIAEITGSSMVRVQKMAAKGIGCTLGLQDDPSFGTLITFGLAGVISELVGDRAYQVPPLTEEAASALINAPKASPLLDGIRGAPPANKAALVELGQRVSALAVDLPEVRELLFHPVLAAPEGASVIGAQIRIGKEVAYLDLDNAAGARRLR; translated from the coding sequence ATGACCCACGTGACTGAGAACCTGCCTGAAACACGCGTACCACCGTCTTATCCGGTCAGCTGGGAAGCCGACGTGCTTGCCGCTGACGGTGGCGTGGTACACCTGCGCCCTATCACTCCCGCGGACAGCGATGCGCTCGTCCGCTTCCACGCGGGCCTGTCAGAGCGGACACGCTACCTGCGCTACTTCGGTCCGTACCCGCGGATGTCTGATCGCGACGTCAAGCATTTCACGAACGTCGACCACCGCGATCGCGTCTCGTTCGTACTCATACTCGGGGATGACATCATCGGTGTGGGCCTGTACGAAAGCCTCCATTACTCGGGGACAGACAACTCCGCTGAGGTGGCTTTCGTCATTGCCGATGCGCACCAGGGTAGAGGTCTCGGTTCGATTCTGCTTGAGCATCTCGCCGACGCGGCAGCGCAGAACGGCCTGACACGGTTCGAGGCTGAAGTGCTCGCGGAAAACCGCGGCATGATCGCTGTCTTCAAAGAAGCTGGGTATGAAGTCTCACGCAGCTACGACGGGAGCGTCGCCCACCTCGCGTTCGACATTGATCCAACGGAGGCGCGGTTCACCGTCCGTGATTCCCGGGAACGCATGTCTGAGGCGCGCAGCGTCCGCAACGTGCTGCACCCAGGGTCGATCGCCGTGATCGGCGCATCAACCGATCCGTCGAAAGTGGGTGGCGCGGTACTGCAAAACCTTCTTGCCGCGGGCTTCACGGGTCCGGTGTTTCCTGTCCATCCGGATCGGGTGTCGGTTCGAGGTGTGCGCGCCTATCCGACGGTCCGTGATATCCCGGATGAGGTGGATCTCGCCGTGGTTGCTGTACCAGCACCCGCGATCGATGAAGTGCTCGACGATTGTCTCGCTAAACGAGTCAAGGCGCTCGTGGTCGTGTCGGCGGGGTTCAGTGAGGCCAGCCTCGATGGTGTCGATGCTGAACGTCGACTCGTGCAGTCGGCGCGAGCGCACGGGATGCGCGTCATCGGCCCGAACGCGCTCGGCGTTGCCAACACCGACCCCGCTGTCGCGATGAACGCGTCCCTCGTGCCCATCTTGCCCCCGCGGGGGCGAATCGGATTTTTCTGTCAGTCGGGCGCTCTCGGTATCGCAATTCTTGACACCGCGCGGCGCCGTCAGCTCGGCTTGTCCACCTTCGTCTCAGCAGGAAACCGCGCCGACCTCTCGGGAAACGATCTGCTCCAGTATTGGGATTCTGATCCTGAAACTGACGTGGTCCTGTTGTACCTGGAAAGCTTCGGCAACCCGCGGAAGTTCTCGCGCATCGCTCGCCGCGTCGCGCGAAGCAAGCCGGTTGTCGCTGTGAAAAGTGGACGGCATGCCGCACCGTTCGCGCTGGCCGCGACCGGTGTCGCGCTTGATGAGTCAAGTGTGTCGGCATTGTTCGAACAAACTGGTGTCGTGCAGGTCTCGAGCATCTCCGACCTTTTCGACTGCGCGTTGCTGTTCGGCTACCAGCCGCTGCCGGGCGGGCCGCGCGTGGCCGTGGTCGGGAACTCGACTGCACTCGGTGTCCTCACCGTTGATGCGGCGCGGGGTGAGGGCCTCGACGCGGCGGACCCGGTTGACGTCGGACCGCACGCAACGCCCTCGGAATTTGCGAGCGCGATCTCCGCAGCGCTGGGTTCTGAAGACGTCGACGCCGTGATCGCAGTCTTCGTGCCGCCCGTCGCGGTGCCGGCGGAGCCGTACGCGGCAGCGCTGCGTGAGACGGCGAGGGGAGCGGCGAAACCATTGCTGACAACCTTCCTGGGCAGCGAAGGCATCCCCAACGAACTCGCTGTCCTTGATGACAGCGGCGCGCCATTGCGCGGTTCCGTACCGTCGTACCCTGGCCCGGAGCGCGCTGTGGCGGCGCTCGCGCGCGCGTGGCGGTACTCGCGGTGGCGGAATCAGCCGGTATCGAAAGTCGTGCGGCCAGACGGGATGGATCCGGACAAGGCCAGAGACATGATCCGGAAATGGCTGCCCGTCTCAGGTCACCGCTGGCTCACTGACGAGGAAACCAACCGCCTGATCGAATGCTACGGAATCGAGGTCGTCCCGTTCCGCGACGTAAATAGCCCGGAAGAGGCAATCGTGGCCGCAGGCGAACTGGGATTTCCCGTCGCTGTCAAAGCGGTCGGGGAGCAGTGGCAGTACCGAACTGACCTGCTCGGCGTTCGCCTGGACCTGACGAGGGAAACTTCGGTGCGCCTGGCGTATGAGGCAATCGCCGAGATAACCGGGTCATCGATGGTGCGGGTGCAGAAGATGGCAGCGAAGGGGATCGGCTGCACACTTGGCCTCCAGGATGACCCTTCATTCGGCACCCTCATTACTTTTGGGCTCGCGGGTGTGATCTCCGAGCTAGTCGGCGACCGCGCCTATCAGGTACCGCCGCTTACTGAAGAAGCGGCCAGCGCCCTCATCAATGCGCCGAAGGCCTCGCCACTGCTCGACGGTATCCGCGGAGCACCGCCGGCGAATAAAGCTGCTCTTGTTGAACTGGGCCAGCGTGTGTCGGCCCTCGCGGTCGATCTGCCCGAGGTGCGGGAATTGCTGTTTCACCCAGTTCTCGCGGCGCCGGAGGGAGCGTCCGTCATCGGCGCTCAGATCCGCATCGGCAAGGAGGTCGCGTACCTTGACCTCGATAACGCAGCAGGCGCACGGCGCCTGCGATAG
- a CDS encoding sigma-70 family RNA polymerase sigma factor: MTSPATTRRRNGATDLTAAELDSQSPAADLVRVYLNGIGRTALLTAADEVELAKRIEAGLYATHILQTAPKLTPAKKRDLAYIVRDGQKARSHLLEANLRLVVSLAKRYTGRGMPLLDLIQEGNLGLIRAMEKFDYAKGFKFSTYATWWIRQAITRGMADQSRTIRLPVHLVEQVNKLARIKRELHQQLGREATEAELARESGIPQEKIQDLLDHSRDPVSLDMPVGNDEEAPLGDFIEDSDATDAETAVITRLLHSDIRTVLSTLDERERQVITFRYGLEDGQPRTLDQIGRIFGLSRERVRQIEREVMTKLRQGDRAEKLRGYAS; the protein is encoded by the coding sequence ATGACCAGCCCCGCGACCACTCGCCGCAGGAATGGAGCTACGGATCTCACCGCAGCTGAGCTTGATTCGCAAAGCCCCGCCGCTGACCTTGTTCGTGTCTATCTCAATGGTATCGGGCGCACAGCACTCCTGACGGCTGCGGACGAAGTGGAGCTGGCGAAGCGCATCGAAGCAGGCCTCTACGCGACGCATATCCTGCAGACCGCACCGAAGCTGACTCCTGCGAAGAAGCGGGATCTCGCCTATATCGTCCGTGACGGGCAGAAGGCTCGCAGCCATCTGCTCGAAGCGAACCTCCGTCTCGTCGTCTCACTAGCGAAGCGTTACACCGGGCGTGGTATGCCGTTGCTGGATCTCATCCAGGAGGGCAACCTCGGGCTTATTCGCGCGATGGAGAAGTTCGATTACGCGAAGGGCTTCAAGTTCTCGACCTATGCGACGTGGTGGATCCGGCAGGCCATCACCCGCGGCATGGCCGATCAGAGTCGCACCATCCGGCTCCCAGTACACCTTGTCGAGCAGGTCAACAAACTCGCTCGCATCAAGCGTGAGCTGCATCAGCAACTCGGCCGCGAAGCGACAGAAGCAGAACTGGCGCGTGAATCCGGCATCCCACAGGAGAAGATCCAGGATCTCCTCGACCACAGCCGCGACCCGGTAAGTCTCGATATGCCCGTCGGAAATGACGAAGAGGCTCCGCTTGGCGACTTCATCGAAGACTCCGATGCGACTGACGCAGAGACCGCAGTGATCACACGACTGCTGCACAGCGACATCCGAACGGTCCTCTCCACCCTCGATGAGCGGGAGCGCCAGGTCATCACCTTCCGCTATGGGCTCGAGGACGGCCAGCCTCGCACACTCGATCAAATCGGCCGGATCTTTGGACTTTCGCGCGAGCGGGTCCGTCAGATCGAACGCGAGGTCATGACGAAGCTGCGCCAGGGTGATCGCGCGGAGAAGCTGCGCGGTTACGCGTCATAA
- the dtd gene encoding D-aminoacyl-tRNA deacylase: MIAVISRVTRASVTVAGDVVGEIQSPGLLVLLGVARDDGPTQVSIMARKIAELRILRDEKCALDIGAPVLLVSQFTLLGNTKKGRRPSWIAAAAPDEASQRYSEVSQALHAQGLKVEHGAFGADMAVESVNDGPFTVLVHT; this comes from the coding sequence GTGATCGCCGTGATCTCTCGTGTCACTCGAGCGTCTGTCACCGTGGCCGGCGACGTCGTCGGTGAAATTCAGTCACCTGGTTTGCTCGTGCTCCTCGGTGTGGCACGCGACGACGGGCCGACGCAGGTGTCGATCATGGCGCGCAAGATCGCCGAACTGCGAATCCTCCGCGACGAGAAATGCGCGCTGGACATCGGGGCACCGGTATTACTGGTGAGCCAGTTCACGCTCCTGGGAAATACGAAGAAGGGCCGCCGTCCATCCTGGATCGCCGCCGCAGCACCGGACGAAGCTTCGCAGCGTTACAGCGAAGTCTCCCAGGCGCTGCATGCACAGGGGCTGAAGGTCGAGCACGGGGCGTTCGGGGCGGACATGGCGGTCGAGTCTGTCAATGACGGGCCGTTCACCGTACTCGTGCACACCTGA
- a CDS encoding N5-glutamine methyltransferase family protein — MTHENTTAVWTTLREVFESISFTADGVIEVLGDSGLAALDRGEPGAVRRYCRDAGQLGLLIRYFMLGDPLPADDVIHALAPLSARELIRAGLFAPNEAGVAESPIDIRPLDTGSGTRWIVSDFDASMSDRELSTDHVLGVGAASLSLLRATPVGPAERVLDLGTGCGIQAVHAATYAGSITATDISARSLRLAEATFALNNIDVDVRAGSWFEPVEGELFDQIVANPPFVVSGPSVELTYRDSGLELDGASALVVQKSVEHLRPGGTAALLASWVHQEGADWRARVASWLPDEGVDAWFVQRDIADKDLYVSTWLRDTDVDLRTPAGIARQEQWLTHLDHAGVDAIGFGFVFLRRTDAPSDILCEDLRHSFDDPLGDEASQYLQRVAWLRTHDLLTERLVLNPNSALERVSVPGADGWDSVVTRIHRTEGPRWQHEIDDLGVMLLGGLRGVEGLPFGDVLELLAATTDEASEEMVASGLALAEALIRHGIVLPAEIFSNRGGAA; from the coding sequence GTGACGCACGAAAACACCACTGCGGTCTGGACCACGCTGCGCGAAGTCTTTGAGAGCATCAGTTTTACTGCCGACGGCGTGATCGAGGTTCTAGGCGACTCCGGACTCGCTGCGCTCGACCGGGGTGAGCCTGGAGCAGTCCGCCGATACTGCCGTGATGCCGGGCAACTCGGGTTGCTCATCAGGTACTTCATGCTCGGCGATCCGCTGCCTGCAGACGATGTCATACACGCCCTCGCCCCTCTTAGTGCGCGTGAGCTTATTCGTGCGGGCCTCTTCGCGCCGAATGAGGCAGGGGTTGCGGAATCACCAATCGATATCCGTCCACTCGACACCGGCAGCGGTACGCGTTGGATAGTTTCGGACTTCGACGCGTCGATGAGCGACCGTGAACTCAGTACGGATCACGTACTCGGCGTCGGTGCAGCTTCCCTGTCGCTCCTGAGGGCAACCCCGGTGGGGCCCGCAGAGCGAGTCCTAGATCTGGGAACTGGCTGCGGGATTCAGGCAGTCCACGCCGCAACCTACGCGGGCTCGATCACTGCCACAGACATCAGTGCCCGCTCGCTCCGTCTCGCTGAAGCAACCTTCGCGCTCAACAACATCGATGTCGACGTGCGCGCTGGCTCGTGGTTCGAACCCGTCGAGGGTGAGCTCTTCGATCAGATCGTCGCGAATCCGCCCTTCGTAGTCAGCGGACCGTCCGTGGAACTCACCTACCGTGATTCGGGTCTGGAACTCGACGGTGCGAGCGCTTTGGTGGTCCAGAAGAGCGTCGAACATCTGCGGCCTGGCGGCACTGCCGCTCTGCTCGCATCCTGGGTGCATCAAGAGGGGGCCGATTGGCGTGCCCGTGTCGCGTCGTGGTTGCCCGACGAGGGTGTCGACGCTTGGTTCGTCCAGCGAGACATCGCCGACAAGGATCTCTATGTGTCCACCTGGCTTCGTGACACCGACGTTGACTTGCGCACTCCAGCAGGGATCGCTCGCCAGGAACAGTGGCTCACACATCTCGACCACGCAGGGGTCGATGCGATCGGTTTCGGGTTCGTCTTTCTGCGTCGCACCGACGCACCTTCCGACATTCTTTGCGAGGACCTACGCCACTCGTTCGACGACCCTCTCGGCGATGAAGCGTCTCAATACCTGCAGCGCGTCGCATGGTTGCGGACACATGACCTACTGACCGAACGCCTGGTCCTGAATCCCAACAGCGCGCTGGAACGAGTGTCGGTGCCCGGCGCAGACGGCTGGGATTCAGTGGTGACGCGCATTCACCGCACAGAAGGGCCACGCTGGCAGCACGAGATAGACGATCTCGGCGTGATGCTGCTCGGGGGTCTGCGCGGCGTTGAGGGCCTGCCCTTCGGCGACGTGCTCGAACTGCTCGCGGCGACGACTGATGAGGCTTCGGAGGAGATGGTGGCCAGCGGCCTCGCGCTCGCGGAGGCGCTAATCCGGCACGGCATCGTCCTCCCTGCAGAAATCTTCTCCAACCGAGGTGGAGCAGCGTGA
- a CDS encoding DUF3099 domain-containing protein, translating to MTNHPRSSQGGFFTGDESTAKAFGKPSKPLLITGATESFEQQHRARVRKYTILMSFRIPALILAAIAYSVTGTGWVPLLIIALSIPLPWVAVLVANDRPPRRKGEPDRYDARRRAIKEEQRAIEQQKHETIDG from the coding sequence ATGACGAATCATCCGCGCAGTTCCCAGGGCGGATTCTTCACCGGGGACGAATCCACGGCGAAGGCATTTGGCAAGCCTTCCAAGCCGTTGCTGATCACGGGCGCAACAGAGTCGTTCGAACAGCAGCACCGGGCCAGAGTGCGGAAGTACACGATTCTCATGTCGTTCCGCATCCCCGCATTGATACTTGCGGCGATCGCCTACTCGGTCACGGGCACTGGCTGGGTTCCCCTGCTTATCATTGCGCTGTCGATCCCTCTTCCATGGGTTGCTGTCCTCGTCGCCAACGACCGTCCGCCCCGGCGGAAAGGTGAACCAGACCGCTACGACGCGCGCAGGCGCGCCATCAAAGAGGAGCAGCGCGCGATCGAACAGCAAAAGCACGAGACAATCGACGGGTGA
- a CDS encoding DUF3039 domain-containing protein, producing the protein MSTETKERPDTRTDETTGDDVPKFFHYVRKDKITESAVTGNYVVALCGEVFPVTRSAKPGSPVCPECKKIYERMRSQ; encoded by the coding sequence GTGAGCACCGAAACGAAGGAACGTCCCGATACGCGGACCGATGAGACAACCGGCGACGATGTACCCAAGTTCTTCCACTACGTGCGTAAGGACAAGATTACAGAAAGTGCCGTGACAGGTAACTACGTCGTGGCGTTATGCGGAGAAGTATTCCCCGTCACCCGGTCAGCCAAACCTGGATCGCCTGTGTGCCCGGAGTGCAAAAAGATCTATGAGCGTATGCGCTCGCAATAG
- a CDS encoding YihY/virulence factor BrkB family protein: protein MSEQETPTRGDGPARAHRWHPIRRTGQVIGRTTVKAWDDSIFSHSATAAFWQVLSLPPLFLGVLGMLGYVGDWFGPNTIDIIEGKIITFSGAVFNESVVDQIIQPTVNDVLVRGRLEFVSVGFVLSLWAGSSAISAFVDAIVEAHGQNEHRHPVWQRLFALLLYVVFLFLAVFTMPLVALGPALIMDLIPDSWDHLGSEMVRTFYYPAVAVLLLFGLTTLYKVALPRSLPWHRLLAGAVLAGVVFYAASTGLRVYLGAITRTGYTYGALATPIAFLLFAFFLGFAIMLGAEFNATIQEIWPARATRIEQVRRWLANQAQAASERPDEQRPVTSQLLRLASGSIRVVTDQPASELRSHHGRHEADPAEDDEVVEQLKKP, encoded by the coding sequence ATGAGCGAACAAGAAACGCCAACACGCGGTGACGGCCCCGCCCGGGCCCACCGCTGGCACCCGATACGCCGCACCGGTCAGGTGATCGGGCGTACCACGGTGAAGGCATGGGACGACTCGATCTTTTCCCACTCCGCCACCGCTGCTTTCTGGCAGGTGCTATCGCTGCCGCCCCTCTTCCTCGGGGTGCTCGGGATGCTTGGGTATGTCGGCGACTGGTTCGGCCCGAACACAATCGATATCATCGAGGGCAAGATCATCACCTTCAGTGGCGCCGTGTTCAATGAGAGCGTCGTTGACCAGATCATCCAGCCCACCGTCAACGATGTGCTCGTCCGCGGCCGCCTCGAGTTCGTGTCCGTGGGCTTCGTGCTGTCGCTGTGGGCGGGTTCCTCAGCGATTTCCGCATTCGTCGACGCAATCGTGGAGGCGCACGGCCAGAACGAGCATCGCCATCCGGTGTGGCAGCGCCTTTTCGCGCTGCTCCTCTACGTCGTGTTTCTATTCCTCGCGGTCTTCACCATGCCACTCGTTGCGCTCGGACCTGCGCTGATCATGGACCTCATTCCTGATTCGTGGGATCACCTGGGTTCGGAGATGGTGCGCACGTTCTACTACCCGGCGGTTGCGGTTCTGCTGCTGTTTGGCCTGACCACGCTCTATAAGGTCGCGCTGCCCCGCAGCTTGCCGTGGCACAGGCTCCTTGCGGGCGCGGTCCTCGCCGGTGTGGTCTTCTACGCGGCGAGTACCGGCCTGCGCGTATACCTCGGAGCGATCACACGAACCGGTTACACGTATGGCGCACTGGCAACGCCAATCGCGTTCCTGCTTTTCGCGTTCTTCCTTGGCTTTGCCATCATGCTGGGCGCGGAGTTCAATGCGACGATCCAGGAGATCTGGCCGGCACGCGCGACACGAATCGAACAGGTGAGGCGGTGGCTCGCGAACCAGGCGCAGGCAGCATCGGAGCGTCCCGACGAACAACGGCCCGTCACGTCTCAGTTGCTGCGGCTCGCGTCCGGGTCGATCAGAGTGGTCACCGATCAGCCGGCCAGCGAGCTGCGCAGCCACCATGGCAGGCACGAGGCTGATCCGGCTGAGGACGACGAAGTGGTCGAACAGCTCAAAAAACCCTAG